One Thermodesulfobacteriota bacterium genomic window, AAGTCGGGATTTTTATTGAAGCCGCTAAGAGACGAAAAGAAGCGCTAGACCATGTGCTTCTCTACGGCCCTCCTGGACTAGGCAAAACAACCCTTGCACACATCGTAGCTAATGAGCTCGGGGTTAATATTTATTCAACCTCAGGTCCTGTAATAGAAAGAGTAGGAGATCTTGCCTCGATTCTAACTAACTTAAACGATCGTGACGTACTTTTCATTGACGAGATCCACCGCTTAAACCGCATAGTTGAGGAATACCTCTACTCTGCAATGGAAGACTACAAGATAGATATCATGATTGGAGAGGGGCCTACAGCTAAATCTATGAAGGTTAGCGTTAACCACTTTACTCTTGTTGGCGCCACTACGAGAACCGGTCTTTTAACTTCACCTCTAAGATCAAGGTTCGGTGTGGATTTAAGGCTGGACTACTATACATCTGATGAGATTAAGGGAATCTTAAACCGCTCATCAAAAATTCTTGGAGTGGATCTTACAAAAGAGGGCGCAAATGAACTTGCCACAAGAGCAAGGGGCACGCCTCGAATTGCAAACCGGATATTAAAACGAGTAAGAGACTACGCTGAGGTAAAAGCCGACGGAGCTATTGATCTTGATGTTGCAGGCTCAGCGCTTGAGATGCTTGAGGTTGACTCACTTGGCCTAGATGGACTTGACCGAGCTATACTTGAGGCAATTATAAATAAATTTAATGGTGGCCCTGTGGGTATAGATACGCTAGCCTCCGCGGTTAGTGAAGAACGTGACACTATTGAAGATGTATATGAGCCTTTTTTGGTAAGAGAAGGGCTGATTATCAAAACACCTAGAGGCAGAGCCGCAACTCCTCTTGCTTATGAGCACTTAAAAATAGAACTTCCCCAAGCCCAAAAGGGACTTTTTAACTCATAACTGCTACTGCATGTTTATTTCTCTATGAAACTCATCCCAATGAGACTCAGTGATCACATCAATCTCTTTTCTAGGAGCTTTGTACCCGCCTTCACCAGGAAACAGTGAGTCATAAACTTCATCCCTAAGTGATAGCCACCTGTCTAGAGCTTCGTAGTTGGGAAAAACGACTACTGTCTTATAGGTCCAGCTGGGCTCAAGGGTATGAAGCCTTTGTGAGTATAGTTTGTACTCACCCACAATAACGCCGCGGTTTTGCATCTCTTTCCAAAACGGCAGAAGCTTTTCTTTGTATACCTCGATGAATTTGTCTTTGTTCTCAGGCTTAACTAAATAAAAGCTCTCCTCGATTACATAATTAAATCTTTCATCCTGCGAGTAGGCTTTCGTAATCCCGCAAATAAGAAAAGTTACTACAATCATTGACAGCATTATTTTTTTCATATTGCACCTCCATGTCCTTTGTTACATTATGTGATGTATTATACATTCCATGGCAAAATTCTGATAGTTTCATCTTAAATCACTAAATATAATATTGCTTTTGATCTATATGTATGGAAAACTTTAGGTTAACCCTTAGATGTAACCCATATGTATATGAAATCAGATAAATTATTTGCTTTTCAAGTCCAAAATCTATCTTTTCACAAGGTTAATAAAACATGAACAACTGGATATATTATGTAACTCAAATTCCCGCCGGATCTCCTGCAGACCACATGAGTGTTCTTGGGCTCGTAACCCAGTCAGGCCCAGTAGTAAAAGGGGTTTTATTATTACTATTGATAATGTCAGTTGTGTCCTGGGCAATTATTTTCTCTAAATATTTTGTGCTAAAAAGGGCCACTAAAAGCTCAGAAAAATTCTTAGAGCTATACAGCGCAAGCGGCAATTTTGGAAACCTCTATACTTCAACCAAACATATGGGCGGCCCAATTGCGGAAGTTTTCAGAGCGGGCTATACAGAAATATTAAAAATAAGAAAGTCCAGAGCTCAGGGAGGAGCACAAACCCCAGAGCCATCTGGCGGCGGAGAGTTGATTGACACAGAGCTTGGGGTTGTAGAGCTTGTAGAAAGAGCGCTAAAAAGAACTATGGCCTCAGAGATATCAAAGCTTGAGAGCTCTCTTACGTTTCTTGCTACAACAGGAAGCGCGGCGCCATTTATAGGACTTTTCGGAACTGTTTGGGGAATTATGACCTCATTCATCGGGCTTGCAGGCAGCCAAGGAGTGCCTACGCTTCAGGCCGTGGCCCCCGGTATTGCGGAAGCGCTCATTGCGACCGCCGTTGGCCTTGCAGCAGCCATTCCGGCAGTAATCGGATATAACTACTCACTTAGCAGAGTGAAGAAAATAGATGTAGATATGGAGAATTTTTCATCAGAGTTCTTAAATATTGTAGATAGGTATGTGAAAAAGGTTTAAATAAAACTATGGGAATGCAGACAAACAACAGCGGCGGGCGCTCAGTAATGTCCGAGATCAATGTTACTCCATTTGTGGATGTGATGCTGGTGTTACTTGTAATTTTTATGGTTACTACGCCAATCTTATATCAGGGCGTTGATGTTAATCTTCCCAGAACAGAATCTAAAGCGATGCCTTCGTTGGATCGTGAGCGCAAAGTAGTGGTCACGCTTAATTCAGCAGGCGAGATATACATTGAGGAAGATCAGTTTGCATTGTCCGATCTTCGCTTGGAAATAAGAAGGATAATGTCTGATCAGGGAAAGGAAGTAAGGGAAGAAGACGTGTTCCTAAGAGCTGATACAACAGTTGAGTATGGAACAGTAGTTGAAGTAATGTCTGAAATCAGAAACGCTGGTGTTACCAAACTAGGGCTAATCACGGAGCCTATTCCATCAAGATAGAAGAGGCTAAAGGGGAAAATGAAACCAAGTAAAAAAGACTCTTCGAGCCGCCTGGGGTTTATATTTTCAGTAGCCCTTCATGTGGGAATTATAGTGCTCATTTTATTTTGGGGATTTAGAGGCACAGAGTATAGCAGCAACGACCCGGGTCCAATTCAAGTCTCTATATCAGATCTAGATATCGGAAGCGGCTCAAGCGCTAAAAAGCCAACTCCTCCAAAGAAGGACCCTCCTACCCCCGAGCCTAAAGAGCCGGAGGAAGAAATAGCCCAGGAACCCGAGCCGACCCCGCCTCCGCCCGAAAAAGAGCCTGAGATAAAAGAAATTGTAGAAAAAGACAAGATTGCCCTAAATACAGAGCCTACTCCTAAGCCGACGCCGAAAGCTACACCAAAGCCGACACCTAAAGCTACACCTAAGCCTACTCCTAAGCCCACAGAAAAACCAAAGGCTACGCCTGCCCCAACTAAAAAGCCAAAAGCAACTCCAAAGCCGACTAAAAAACCTGAAAAGAAAAAAGATTTAGACAAAGAAAAAGAGCAGGTTCTTAAAGACATTCAGAGACAAAAAGTTTTAGATGAGCTTATGAAGGAGAAAGAAGATCCATCAGAAACAGATGATGCACTAGATAATATTCCCGAGGAAGAAATGGGTGAAGAGGCCAGACTTGCTATGGCCGATGATGAAAAGTTTGGCGTAGAGTCAGACACAGAGTCAGCTACAGGCGGATCTCCAAACCCCGGCGGCGGCTCAGCAATAAGCCCACTAATAATACAAACGTACGCGAATCAGGTAACTAGGAAAATTCAGCGAAACTGGAGAATGCCCCCAGGTCTGCCAAATGACGGTAGTCTAACAACTTCATTGGTTTTTAAAGTAAACGAAACTGGCAAGGTTAATGATGTTACGATCACAAAATCATCTGGAAATTCAGCATTTGATAATTATTGTAAGCAGGCCGTATTCAGATCAGCGCCCCTGCCTGTGCCTCCATCTGAGCTTGCTAAGGAAGCTAAAACAAACGGCGTTGAGCTCACGTTTAGAAACGATCCATAGAATTTAGGATTTTTTTGAGATTTTGTATAAGCTTACTGGACTATCATTGTGGAGAATTAATGAACCTCATCCTAATTAGACACGGCGAGACAGACTGGAACAGACTAGGCAGGTGCCAGGGCATTGCAGACATTGTTTTAAACGAAAACGGCCGAAAGCAGGCAAGAGAGCTTGCACATTCCCTAAGGGATCACAAAATTACAGCTATCTACTCAAGCCACCTAAAAAGAGCAATTGAGACTGCCGAGCATATCGCAAGACATCATAACCTAACAGTTAGAGTAGAACATGATCTTCATGAGATGAACCAGGGAGATCTTGAAGGGCTTACATTTCCTGATATTAGGGATAGATATGCTGAGGTTTTAAAGAAATGGCGAGAAAGCCCAGAGACGCTGAGGCTTCCAAATGGAGAGTCGCTAGTTGAAGTTCAACAACGGGCCTGGAGCGTTTTAGAAAAAGTGCACGAAGATCATTTAGGAGAGACCGTTGTTGCAGTTAGCCATAACCTCACGATAATTACTCTTCTATGCAAAATCACAGGAGTCGGTCTAAAAGGATTTAGGGAATTTAATGTTCAGGCCACTTCGAAGAATATTATAGTTTCAGAGAACGGAGAAATTAGGGTAGATGTAATAAATGATGTATCACACCTCTCCCCAATGGATTCTGTTCCTTCATTTGAGGAAAAGAGAAAGTAGCAAAAGTTATCTCTACTTATAAAGTGTGCCAAGCTGTTGTAAGATTAATATTTATCTGGTGTAATTCCATAGCGTTATGAAAGAAGATATTGTAAGTGTAGTTACTAAATCAGTAGAAAACTTATCAAAGAAACTAGATGCTCCTGATCTATCGGTAGATGTCGAAGTAGGCATTCCTAAGAGAAAAGAGTTTGGAGATTTCTCCGTCAATACCGCAATGATCCTTGCCAATAAGCTCGGCAAAAAACCAAGAGAAGTGGCCGAGATGATAATAGAAAACCTTCCTGAAGAAAAAGATAAATTGTTTAATAAGATAGAGATTGCCGGGGCGGGGTTTGTAAATTTCTATGTAAAAGAACAAGCAATTGTAAATAAACTAACCGAGATAGAAGAAAAAGGTGATAAATACGGCGCCTTAAATATGGGACAAGGCAAGAAGGTGCTTGTTGAATTTGTGAGCGCAAACCCCACAGGGTATTTACACATGGGCCATGCCCGAAACGCGGTCGTGGGCGATACTCTGGCTAGAATCCTTGAAACCTCAGGATACGAAACTGTTAAAGAGTTTTACATTAATGACGCCGGGCGGCAGATGAACCTTTTAGGAGAGTCCGTTTTTATTAGATACAAAGAGCTATTTGGACACAGCGGAGAGCTACCCGAGGATGGATATAAAGGGGAGTATGTAGTAGAAATTGCAGAGCAAATAAAGGCTGAAAAAGCTGACTCGCTTCTAAATGATTATTCTGCGGAAGAATCTACTGAATACTGCAAAGAATTTGCCAAAGGTATTTTGCTTGAGGAGATAAAAAACGACCTAGCAAAAGTAAATGTCTATTTTGATGAATGGTACAGCGAGAAATATAATATTCACAGCACAAACAACGGATCTGATAAAAGTAAATTAGAAGAAATAAAAGAGCTACTCTACAGCAAAGGTGTTTTAGAGGAAAGAGAAGGTGCGCTTTGGTTTAAGGCAACTGAATTTGGCGATACACAGGACTGGGTACTTATTAAAAGCGATGGAAGCCCAACTTACTTTTTAGCAGACATAGCTTATCACTTTGATAAATACCAAAGAGGTTTTGATAGTATCATAAATGTTTGGGGTGCAGACCATCACGGCCATGTAGCGAGATTAAAAGCCGCACTAAAATCGCTGGGACTTGATGAGTCCAGCTTTGTCGTAGTCCTAATTCAATTCGTCAGACTCATGCGCCAAGGTCAGGAAGTAAAGATGTCTAAACGAGCCGGCAGCTACGTTACGATGAGAGATGTGATAGAGGAAGTAGGCTCAGATGTAATGCGCTTTTTTCTAGTTATGCGAAGCTCAGAGAGCCACTTTGATTTTGATCTTGATTTAGCAAAGAAAGAATCAAGTGAAAATCCTGTTTACTACATACAATACGCTTATGCCAGGATAGGAAGCATCTTCAGAAAAGCCAAAGAACAGGGACTTTTAGAATCAAATGAGAGTTTAGCACTTCTAACAGCCCCAGAAGAAATTGACCTTGTGAAAAAGCTCCTTTTATTCCCAGAGGTTATAGAGGACTGCACAAATTCGCTTGCTCCTCATAAGCTCGCCTACTACCTTCAAGAGCTGGCAGCTCAGTTTCATGTGTATTATAATAAGTGTAGAGTAGTTGACGATAACAAAGAGATGAGTGCTGCAAGACTTTATTTAATTAAATGCACCCGGACAGTGCTCGCTAACGGACTTAATATATTGGGCGTATCAGCCCCGGAGAAAATGTAGATATGAGTGAGAAAACCCCTAGCCCTAAGAAAAGTAAATTAGTTCCGCTATTTGTCACATTTGCAGTACTTTTTATAGTTGTCTTTGCTCTTGGAGTAATTATAGGAAACGGACTTGGAGGCTCTGACTCTGATGATGCAGACAGAAGTTACGAAGTCGGAGTATATGACGAGGTATCATCGGAGCCGGATATGAACCAGGAAGAGATAATAGAGGAGACGGATGAGGTTGTAGAAGAGGTATCTGAAAAAGCACCTGAAAAACCCTCTCGGCAAGATGCACCTCCGCCGGCAAAAGAGGTAACTCAAGAAGAAAGAGAAGAAATGGTGGAGAAAGTGAAAGAGGAAAACTTGGATATTGTAACTCGTAAGCAGACACCTAAACCTCCAGCGGCAACTCCAAAACCAAAACAAGAAACAAAGGCAGAATCCAAGGAGGAAGTTTTAGAAGAGCTAAAAGAAGCTCAGCTTGAAAAGGCTCCCAACAGACAAGATTCGCCCCCGCCTCCGCCAGCGACATCATCACTTCCCAAGACCGACCCTAGTGGTAAGTACACAGTCCAGCTAGCAGCGCTTCAAAATGAAGCTCAGGCGAATCAGCTTATGAACTCTCTAACTTCTAAAGGCTATCCAGCATTTATAAAGAAGTACTCTGCACCCGATAATAAAATGTGGTATAGAGTAAGGGTCGGCACATTCACAACAAAACAGCAGGCTACTCAATACGGTGATCAGTTAAAAAAACAACAGTCTCAAGTAAAGTCGGTATTTATAACCACGAATAATTAACCCAAGCTGCTCAAGCTTGCTTGCACAGTTTAAAGCTGATATGGTTACTTTCTAATAATGACTCATCCCGAAGAAATTGCAGAGCGCTCTAAGAACAAAGAAGGACCGCAGTCTTCTAAGCTTTTAGGAAGCGGTATAAAGACTTGGTGGCTTCTTCTTATGCTGCCGATTGAAGACTATCTTTTAAAGATTAAAGTTCATCCCAATATCCTTACACTTTCAACACTCGTGGTCGGAATAATCACTGGTCTTGCCTATCATTACGGTCTGATTTTTGTTGGCGGGATTTTAGTATTAGGCGGATCAACTTTTGATATTTTTGACGGGCGTGTTGCAAGAGCGCTTGGAATTAATAGCCAAAGCGGCGCATTTTTTGATTCGTGTTTAGACAGAGTTGCAGAGGCATTTATCTATGTTGGACTGCTCAGCTTTTTCCAGGGCACGATATTTATGTACGTGGTCTTTTTCATACTCGTCTCCACCACCATGGTCAGCTATACAAGGGCACGGGCCGAGGGACTGAATGTGGACTGCGAAGTGGGAATAATGCAGAGAACAGAGAGAGTAGTATATCTGGGCGTTCTTTCTGTATTTAATTTCTTTGGAAACTTAATCGCAAATGCTTTTGGCTTGGGATCGGATAATTATTTACTAAAACTTGCTCTAATTCTCATACTCGTATTCTCATCATATACAGCTATTCAGAGGATGGTTCATGTTATGGGCACCTTAAAGAAAAGAGACGCTGAGGACAGAGAGGAACCCCAAGTTGACGTGCAGTCTGAGCAGACTGAATCATAAATCCAAACGAATATCCACAACATATTTGATAGTTTTTGAATTCTTAGGTATAAATTCATAGCCTAAGTGGTAGAACACCTACGATTTTGGCTGAATTATCATTATTCTAATGCTTTGTTTTTAACTTATTTTTCTCGATAAAAGAGTTAAACGAATATGCCTAAACGCACAGATATAGAAACTATATTACTACTTGGATCGGGCCCGATTGTAATCGGGCAGGCTTGTGAGTTTGATTATTCAGGGACCCAGGCCTGTAAAGCACTTAAAGAAGAGGGCTATCGGATTGTGCTTGTGAATAGCAATCCGGCAACCATTATGACAGATCCCTCATTTGCTGACCGCACATACATTGAGCCGCTGCACCCGTCTATTGTTGAGAAAATTATAGAAAAAGAAAAGCCTCAGGCTCTACTCCCTACACTCGGAGGACAAACAGCACTTAACTTAGCTGTTGAGCTTTCAGAAGCTGGAATTCTTGAAAAACATAATGTTGAACTAATCGGAGCTAAGCTTCCTGCGATACAAAAAGCTGAAAACCGCGAACTATTTAAAAAAGCAATGATCGATATTGGGCTCAAGGTTCCAAAGAGCGGCATAGCCCACACTATGGATGAGGCCTGGAGCATTGTTGAAGAAATTGGTTATCCCGCAATTATAAGGCCCTCATTTACACTAGGGGGAGCTGGCGGCAGTATTGCATATAACAAGGAAGAATACGAGGATTTTGCAAAAGCCGGGCTTGATCTAAGCCCGTCTACTGAAATTTTGGTAGAGCAATCTGTACTTGGTTGGAAAGAGTATGAGCTCGAAGTTATGCGTGACCGCGCTGACAATGTAGTAATCATTTGCGCTATTGAGAATTTTGATCCGATGGGCGTGCACACAGGTGACTCAATCACAGTTGCCCCTTCTCAGACCTTAACCGACAAGGAATATCAGAGAATGCGAGACGCATCACTTGATATCATAAGGGAAATAGGCGTAGAGACAGGCGGTTCCAACATACAGTTTGGAGTGAATCCTGAAGACGGAACAATGGTGGTTATTGAAATGAACCCCAGGGTATCTCGCAGCTCAGCTCTTGCATCAAAAGCAACAGGTTTCCCCATTGCCAAAATTGCTGCAAAACTTGCAGTGGGCTACACGCTGGATGAAATCTCAAATGACATAACCAGATATACACCTGCATCATTTGAACCCACAATAGATTATGTGGTAACCAAGATACCTCGCTTTACCTTTGAAAAGTTCCCTCAAACCGAGCCATACCTTACAACTCAGATGAAATCAGTCGGAGAGGTAATGGCAATAGGTAGAACTTTTAAAGAATCATTTCAAAAAGCCCTTCGCTCCTTAGAGATAGACTCCTGGGGGCTTGAACCCGTTACAACTGATAAAGAATTAATAAGTGAGAAGCTTCAAAAACCCAATCCCGAGAGGCTTTGGTATTTAGCTGATGCTTTTAGAGCGGGTATGGATATTGAGGAAATATATAACCTCACATATATAGACAGATGGTTTCTTAAGAATTTAGAGCAAATAATAGATGTTGAGAGTAAGCTCAAAAATGCAAACGGCACCACAGATTCGCAGCTACTTAAACAAGCCAAAGAGTATGGATTTTCAGATATTAGAATTGGTGAGCTTTTAGAAAAACCAGAGGACGATATAAGGGGCATGAGGCTCAAAAGCGATTTGAAATCCGTCTACAAGATGGTAGATACATGCGCTGCTGAGTTTGAAGCCTATACGCCTTACCTATATTCAACTTACGAAACGGAAGATGAAGCTCTTCCTACGGATAAAAAGAAGGTGATAATTTTAGGCGGCGGGCCAAATAGGATCGGCCAGGGAATAGAGTTTGATTACTGCTGCGTTCATGCGGCCTATTCACTAAATGAAGAGGGCTTTGAGTCAATAATGGTTAACTGTAACCCAGAGACGGTGAGTACTGACTATGACACTTCTGACAGGCTTTACTTTGAGCCTCTGACTTTGGAGGACACACTTTCAATAATTGATAGGGAGAAACCCTGGGGAGTGATCGTTCACCTCGGAGGACAAACACCACTTAAGCTTGCGATTCCACTTGAAGAAAGGGGAGTTAAAATAATTGGAACCTCTCCAGACAGCATTGACCTTGCGGAGGATAGAGAACGCTTTAGAGAGTTGGTACAAAAGCTAGGACTAAAACAGCCCGAAAGCGGTATTGCCAGAAGCCAAGATGAGGCAATTAGTATTGCAGAAGATATAGGCTATCCGATTGTTGTAAGGCCATCATATGTTCTTGGTGGGCGGGCGATGGAGATCGTATACAAAGAAGAATCTCTTAGAAGATATATTACAGAGGCGGTCAGGGTATCACCTAACCACCCTATATTAATAGATAAATTCCTAAAAGACGCAAAGGAAGTCGATGTTGACGCAATTTCAGACGGAGAGACAGTAGTTGTTGGAGGAGTGCTTGAGCATATCGAAGAAGCCGGTGTTCATTCCGGCGACAGCGCTATGGTGCTGCCCCCTTATTCGATCGAACCGTCCATTATTGAAGAGATCAAGCGCCAGACCAAAGAACTAGCTCTTGCGCTGAAAGTAAAAGGACTGGCAAATATACAGTTTGCTATAAAAGACAACGAGGTCTATTTAATTGAAGTAAACCCAAGGGCGAGCAGAACTATTCCATTTGTCAGTAAGGCCATAGGAGTTCCGCTTGCGAAACTGGGCACAAAGGTGATGATTGGCAAAACGCTAGAAGAGCTCGGGTTTACCCAAGAGATAGTCCCTGAGCACATATGCGTTAAAGAATCTGTTTTCCCATTTATAAAGTTTCAGGGAGTGGACACAATACTAGGGCCCGAGATGAAGTCCACGGGCGAGGTCATGGGAATAGATACCGAAATTAGAAAAGCATTTGCCAAATCTCAAATTTCTGCAGGAAATGATCTTCCTTTGTCAGGAACAGCATTTATAAGCGTTAAAGATGATGATAAAGCAAAGGCTTATGAGATAGCTAAGAATCTTTCGGAACTGGGCTTTACAATCATGGCGACTAAGGGAACAGCTGCTTATTTAGAAGGAGCCGGGCTCAACAGCACATATGTGAAAAAGGTGGCCGAAGGAAGACCTCACATTGTAGATCACATTAAAAACGGAGAAGTGCACTTAGTAATTAATACAACTTTCGGAGAGAAAGAGGTTGCCCAGTCCTACTCAATAAGAAGAGCGTCAATTATGCACAGGGTTCCTTATTTTACTACTATTGAAGCTTCTGGAGCTGCTGTAGGGGCTATAGAAGTTATGATAAAACAGGGGCTCGAGGTTAAGGCTATTCAGGAATACTATTGATGTTGTATACTTTTTATTCTCTGAAATACTAGAGTATTTAAATAATTGGAGGTAGTGATTGTGTCAGTTGAAAGAGTACCTATGACACCTAATGGTCATAAGAAGCTGCATGAGGAGCTTCACCGTCTAAAAACGGTTGAGAGACCCGAGGTCATAAAATTGATAGAGTACGCAAGATCACTCGGAGACCTTTCTGAAAACGCTGAGTATGAAACTGCAAAAGACCGGCAGTCATTTGTAGAAGGCCGTATACAGGAACTTGAGAGTAAGTTAAGCAGGGCTGAAGTAATAGATCCTGCCACTTTAAGAAATAAGGACAGAGTTACCTTCGGGCTACACGTTAAACTAGAGGACTTGGAAACTGGGGATGAAGTGACCTATCAGCTAGTAGGTCCAGACGAGTCTGAGCCTGAGAACGGGATGATATCAATCACCTCTCCAATAGGTAGAGCACTGATTGGAAAGCAAATTGATGATGATGTAGTGGTTCAGGCCCCAGGCGGGGTCAGAGAATTTGTAGTTTTAGACATTTCATAAATTATCATAAAAGCTTTATGAAGCGTCTTAAGTATGCTATTTTATACTACTCGCTTGCATGGAGGCTCAAACTTAAATGAAAAAGAATTTATTACTAGCTATAGTACCTTTAGTATTTTTTGCATTAGCCCTTTCAGGATGTGGAGAGATTAAGACCACATCATATTTCACACCGACTAAAACTAAACTTAGTCAGTTCCAAGCTGTTCAGTTTGAAACCTTCGAAACTGAGATTGAAGATTTCCCCAAAGAAGCCTTAGCTAAAATACCTGCTGAGTCTGCAGCCCTGTTAGATTCTAAAAACAAATTCAAAGAAGTAAGCAACTCTGATATTACGAACATCCCAGCTTCAGATACTGTTATTGTGCTTGGAGAGGTTTCAGAGTACAGACCAAGCTCTGATATCAGTTATGAAGGAGGGGGGATTAAATTCGGAGAAGTTTCAATCACAATCAAATTAGCTCTTTTGGACAAGGCAACAGGAAATGAGATTGCAACAGGTGAGATAAACGGATTTAGCTCACTTGGTTTTATGGCAAAAGATATTTATGAAAGCATGGCTGAAGAAATAGTAAAATACATCTTGGAGATATATTAATAAAAAAGTTGGGAGGGATTTATGAATAACTTATCAAATAGAATCAAAGTTTTATTAATAGTAGTATTAGCACTAGGCGTATTTAGTTTAGACTCATTTGCTCAGAGCACAGCTATCGAGAGTTACAAAAAAGGTAGAGAAGCCTTCCATACTTTTACCCCGCAGGGATTTCAGAGCGCAATCACATACTATAATCAAGCAATTGCAGCGGATCCTAACTACGCACCAGCATACGCAGGACTTGGCGAGGTTTATTCATTTCAAGGATGGTACCGCTACCTAGTAAAAGACGACTATGAGAAATTCTATATTGATTCATATGAGAATATGAAAAAGGCTCTTAAAATTAATCCCAACCTTCCCTCTGTACAATTAGCTTTAGCTTACAGCTATTATCACTTAAGTGATGAAAAGCGCGCCATTCAAACGGCTCAAAAAGTGCTGTCAAAAGACCCTAATAATGCAGAAGCCCTCTACATTTTATGGGCAGCAGAAGGGAGTAACCCTAACAATCCAAACATTAAAAAAGCGCTTGAAATTGATCCGAACCTGGTACCTGCCATAATTGGACTTGGAACAGCCTATTATCAAAAAAGACAGTCCTTTAGGCAGGCAGAGACATATTACAGAAGAGCAGCAGAGATTGCGCCTTCACCTCAGCTCTATAACTTTTTAGGAAACTCTCTTACCTATCAGGGCTACTACACTCAAGCGATAGCTCAGTTTCAAAACGCACTTAAGCTTGATCCTAACTATGCTGCGGCCTATATGAATATGGGTATAGCCCTATTCTATATGAATAAGTTGCCAGAATCTATTGCAGCAGAACAAAAAGCTATATCGCTTAATCCAAACAGGCCAGACGCATATTACTTTATAGCGCAGAGCTATGATCGTTCTAAGAACACTGCCCAGGCAATTACATACTACAAGAAGTTCTTAGATATATCCTCCGGACAGGATGAATATTCTATTTATGTTGGTAGGGCCCAGACTAGACTTGCACAGCTATCAGGAGCCACTACACGATAGCACTTTCTCTGCACAAGAGGCTTTTATGGATCAACCTCCCATAGAGACAGATATTATTGATCTCACTTTTGCAATGGAGGCGAACTCGAGCCTATGGAATATTATATTCGAGGGGTTTGACCAGGAGGTAGTACTGGTCTCAAAATTCACCAGCAAAGAGCCAAAAGCAATTAACACTCTCTACAGGTTTGGCTTTTTGATTTGCGAGCGATATAAAGATTGCAAGGTAGAGCCTAAAAACTCGGGAATAGAAATAAGAAAATCCCTTCCCGAAAATGATTTTGATCTTGTAGGTGAGTGGACTGCTCTAATGGAAAGTGTTTGTGAAGAGATGAAAAAGTGTGTTAACTCAGAAGAGCCGTGAGTTCTATACA contains:
- the tolQ gene encoding protein TolQ yields the protein MNNWIYYVTQIPAGSPADHMSVLGLVTQSGPVVKGVLLLLLIMSVVSWAIIFSKYFVLKRATKSSEKFLELYSASGNFGNLYTSTKHMGGPIAEVFRAGYTEILKIRKSRAQGGAQTPEPSGGGELIDTELGVVELVERALKRTMASEISKLESSLTFLATTGSAAPFIGLFGTVWGIMTSFIGLAGSQGVPTLQAVAPGIAEALIATAVGLAAAIPAVIGYNYSLSRVKKIDVDMENFSSEFLNIVDRYVKKV
- a CDS encoding cell envelope integrity protein TolA, translated to MKPSKKDSSSRLGFIFSVALHVGIIVLILFWGFRGTEYSSNDPGPIQVSISDLDIGSGSSAKKPTPPKKDPPTPEPKEPEEEIAQEPEPTPPPPEKEPEIKEIVEKDKIALNTEPTPKPTPKATPKPTPKATPKPTPKPTEKPKATPAPTKKPKATPKPTKKPEKKKDLDKEKEQVLKDIQRQKVLDELMKEKEDPSETDDALDNIPEEEMGEEARLAMADDEKFGVESDTESATGGSPNPGGGSAISPLIIQTYANQVTRKIQRNWRMPPGLPNDGSLTTSLVFKVNETGKVNDVTITKSSGNSAFDNYCKQAVFRSAPLPVPPSELAKEAKTNGVELTFRNDP
- the tolR gene encoding protein TolR, with translation MGMQTNNSGGRSVMSEINVTPFVDVMLVLLVIFMVTTPILYQGVDVNLPRTESKAMPSLDRERKVVVTLNSAGEIYIEEDQFALSDLRLEIRRIMSDQGKEVREEDVFLRADTTVEYGTVVEVMSEIRNAGVTKLGLITEPIPSR
- the ruvB gene encoding Holliday junction branch migration DNA helicase RuvB; translation: MEERIVTGTNLEEDSLFDINLRPERLSEYLGQSKVKEKVGIFIEAAKRRKEALDHVLLYGPPGLGKTTLAHIVANELGVNIYSTSGPVIERVGDLASILTNLNDRDVLFIDEIHRLNRIVEEYLYSAMEDYKIDIMIGEGPTAKSMKVSVNHFTLVGATTRTGLLTSPLRSRFGVDLRLDYYTSDEIKGILNRSSKILGVDLTKEGANELATRARGTPRIANRILKRVRDYAEVKADGAIDLDVAGSALEMLEVDSLGLDGLDRAILEAIINKFNGGPVGIDTLASAVSEERDTIEDVYEPFLVREGLIIKTPRGRAATPLAYEHLKIELPQAQKGLFNS
- a CDS encoding histidine phosphatase family protein, whose amino-acid sequence is MNLILIRHGETDWNRLGRCQGIADIVLNENGRKQARELAHSLRDHKITAIYSSHLKRAIETAEHIARHHNLTVRVEHDLHEMNQGDLEGLTFPDIRDRYAEVLKKWRESPETLRLPNGESLVEVQQRAWSVLEKVHEDHLGETVVAVSHNLTIITLLCKITGVGLKGFREFNVQATSKNIIVSENGEIRVDVINDVSHLSPMDSVPSFEEKRK
- the argS gene encoding arginine--tRNA ligase; protein product: MKEDIVSVVTKSVENLSKKLDAPDLSVDVEVGIPKRKEFGDFSVNTAMILANKLGKKPREVAEMIIENLPEEKDKLFNKIEIAGAGFVNFYVKEQAIVNKLTEIEEKGDKYGALNMGQGKKVLVEFVSANPTGYLHMGHARNAVVGDTLARILETSGYETVKEFYINDAGRQMNLLGESVFIRYKELFGHSGELPEDGYKGEYVVEIAEQIKAEKADSLLNDYSAEESTEYCKEFAKGILLEEIKNDLAKVNVYFDEWYSEKYNIHSTNNGSDKSKLEEIKELLYSKGVLEEREGALWFKATEFGDTQDWVLIKSDGSPTYFLADIAYHFDKYQRGFDSIINVWGADHHGHVARLKAALKSLGLDESSFVVVLIQFVRLMRQGQEVKMSKRAGSYVTMRDVIEEVGSDVMRFFLVMRSSESHFDFDLDLAKKESSENPVYYIQYAYARIGSIFRKAKEQGLLESNESLALLTAPEEIDLVKKLLLFPEVIEDCTNSLAPHKLAYYLQELAAQFHVYYNKCRVVDDNKEMSAARLYLIKCTRTVLANGLNILGVSAPEKM